A region of the Massilia sp. erpn genome:
TCGGCGAGGCCAGCTCGATGTGGCCCATGCGCTCGCGGCGCACCTTGGCCAGGGTAACTTCGACGCCGCACTTCTCGCAGATCACGCCGCGGTGCTTGAGGCGCTTGTACTTGCCGCACAGGCATTCGTAGTCCTTGATCGGGCCAAAGATCTTGGCGCAGAACAGGCCGTCGCGCTCAGGCTTGAAGGTACGGTAGTTGATGGTTTCCGGCTTTTTGACTTCGCCGTAGGACCAGGAACGGATTTTTTCAGGCGAAGCGAGACCGATTTTGATCGCGTCAAACGTCTCGTTTTGCTGTACTTGCTTGAATAGATCGAGCAGGGCTTTCATGTATCACTCCAGGTAGTGATGAATTCTTTAAACTGCCCGGCCGCTGCGTCAGCGGCCGGGCGACGTGCTGTGGTCTTAGCTGCGTTCCAGGTCCATATCGATACCCAGGGAACGGATCTCTTTCAGCAGCACGTTGAACGATTCCGGCATGCCGGCGTCGATCACGTGATCGCCCTTGACCAGGTTCTCGTACACTTTGGTACGGCCGTTCACGTCGTCGGACTTCACGGTCAGCATCTCTTGCAGCACGTAGGACGCGCCGTAAGCTTCCAGCGCCCACACCTCCATCTCACCGAAGCGCTGGCCACCGAACTGGGCTTTACCACCCAGCGGCTGCTGCGTCACCAGCGAGTAAGGACCGGTGGAACGGGCGTGCATCTTGTCGTCGACCAAGTGGTGCAGTTTCAGCATGTGCATCACGCCCACGGTGACTTTGCGCTCGAACGCTTCGCCGGTGCGGCCGTCGTACATGGTGACCTGATTCTTGGACGGGGTCATGCCCAGCTTGCTTGCGATCTCGTCCGGGTACGCCAGGTCCAGCATGCGGCGGATTTCCTCTTCGTGCGCGCCGTCGAACACCGGGGTCGCGAACGGCACACCTTTTTTCAGGTTGTGCGCCAGGCCCATGATCTCGTCGTCGCTGAAGTTGGCGATCTCTTCCTTCTTGCCCGACTCGTTGTACACGGTGGTCAGGTATTTGCGCATCTCTTCGACCTTGATCTGCGCTTGCAGCATCTCGCCGATACGGATGCCCAGGCCTTTGGCCGCCCAGCCCAAGTGGGTTTCCAGGATCTGACCCACGTTCATACGCGATGGCACGCCCAGCGGGTTCAGCACCACGTCGGCCGGCGTGCCGTCAGCCATGTACGGCATGTCTTCCACCGGCACGATGCGCGAGACCACACCCTTGTTACCGTGGCGGCCCGCCATCTTGTCGCCCGACTGCAGGCGGCGTTTCACGGCCAGGTAGACCTTGACCATTTTCTGCACGCCAGGCTGCAGCTCGTCGCCCTGGGTCAGTTTCTTGCGCTTCTCTTCGAAGGCCAGGTCGAACTGGTGGCGCTTCTCGTTGATCGATTCCTTGATCGCTTCCAGGGCGGTGGCGGCATCGTCCTCGGCCGGACGGATGTCGAACCAGTGGTATTTGTCCAGATCGTCCAGGTACTCCTTGGTGATCTTGGCGCCCTTGGCCAGCTTCTTCGGACCGCCGTTCACGACTTTACCGATCAGCATTTTTTCCAGACGCTGGAAGGCGTCGCCCTCGACGATACGCATCTGGTCGTTCAAGTCCAGGCGGAAGCGCTTCAGCTCGTCGTCGATGATCTGCTGGGCGCGCTTGTCGCGCGGGATGCCTTCGCGGGTGAACACCTGCACGTCGATCACGGTGCCGACCATGCCCGACGGCACGCGCAGCGAGGTGTCTTTCACGTCCGAGGCTTTTTCGCCGAAGATGGCGCGCAGCAGCTTCTCTTCCGGGGTCAGCTGGGTTTCGCCCTTCGGCGTCACTTTACCGACCAGGGTGTCGCCGGCCTGCACTTCGGCGCCGATGTAGACGATACCGCTTTCATCCAGACGCGCCAGCTGGTTTTCCGCCAGGTTCGAGATGTCGCGCGTGATTTCTTCCGCGCCCAGCTTGGTGTCGCGCGCCACCACCGACAGTTCCTCGATGTGGATCGAGGTGTAGCGGTCGTCTTTCACGACGTTTTCCGAGATCAGGATCGAATCCTCGAAGTTCAGACCATTCCATGGCATGAAGGCCACGGTCATGTTCTGGCCCAGTGCCAGTTCGCCCAGGTCGGTCGATGCGCCGTCGGCGATCACGTCGCCCTTGGCCACGCGGTCGCCCACTTTGACGATCGGACGCTGGTTGATATTGGTGTTCTGGTTGGAACGGGTGTACTTGATCAGGTTGTAGATGTCCACGCCGACTTCGCCGGCTTGCGCCTCTTCGTCGTTGACGCGGATCACCACGCGGCCGGCGTCGATGTAATCGACCACGCCGCCACGCAGGGCTTGCACGGTGGTGCCGGAGTCGACCGCCACGGTGCGCTCGATGCCGGTACCGACCAGGGCTTTTTCCGGACGCAGGCAAGGCACGGCCTGGCGCTGCATGTTGGCGCCCATCAATGCACGGTTCGCGTCATCGTGTTCCAGGAATGGAATCAGCGAAGCTGCCACGGACACGATCTGGCCTGGGGCCACGTCCATGTACTGGATGCGCTCAGGCGACACCAGGATGGTCTCGCCGGCTTCACGGGCCGACACCAGTTCGTCGCTCAGCTTGCCTTCGTTATTGATGGTCGCATTCGCCTGGGCGATGATGTAGCGGCCTTCTTCGATGGCGGACAGGTAATCGATCTTGTCGGTCACCATGCTGTTCTCGACCTTGCGGTACGGGGTCTCGAGGAAGCCGTACTCGTTCAGGCGGGCATACAGTGCCAGCGAGTTGATCAGACCGATGTTCGGACCCTCAGGGGTTTCGATCGGGCACACGCGGCCGTAGTGGGTCGGGTGCACGTCGCGCACCTCGAAGCCGGCGCGTTCGCGGGTCAGACCGCCTGGGCCCAGGGCCGAGACGCGGCGCTTGTGGGTGATTTCCGACAGCGGGTTGGTCTGGTCCATGAACTGCGACAGCTGGGACGAACCGAAGAACTCGCGGATGGCGGCCGAAATCGGCTTGGAGTTGATCAGGTCGTGCGGCATCAGGTTGTCGGCTTCGGCTTGGCCCAGACGCTCCTTGACGGCGCGCTCGACGCGCACCAGGCCGGCGCGGAACTGGTTCTCGGCCAGCTCGCCCACGCAACGCACGCGGCGGTTGCCCAAGTGGTCGATATCGTCGACTTCGCCGCGGCCATTGCGCAGCTCGACCAAGATCTTGATCACGGCCAGCACGTCTTCGTTCGACAGCGTCATGGCGCCGGTCAGTTCATCGCGGCCGATGCGGCGGTTGAATTTCATGCGGCCCACGGCCGACAGGTCGTACCGGTCGGCGCTGTAGAACAGGCCGTTGAACAGGGCTTCCACCGACTCTTCGGTTGGCGGTTCGCCAGGACGCATCATGCGGTAGATCGCCACGCGCGCGGCGGTCTGGTCGGCGGTGTCGTCGATGCGCAGGGTTTGCGAGATGTAGGCGCCCTGGTCCAGGTCGTTGGTGTACAGGGTCTGGATCGCGCTGATATTGGCGTCGCGCAGGCGGTTCAGCACCTCTTCGGTCAGCTCGTCGTTGGCCGAGGCCACCACTTCGCCGGTTTCCGGATCGACAATGTTTTTCGCCAGCACGCGGCCCAGCAGATAGTCTTCCGGCACCGAGATGTGGGCGATGCCGGCCGCTTCGATGTCGCGCACATGCTTGGCATTGATGCGCTTGTCTTTCATGACCAGGGTCTTGCCCGACTTCGGATCAACGATGTCGAAGCGCGCGACTTCACCGCGCAGGCGTTCGGACACGAACTCCATCTCCGCGCCTTCCGAACGCAGGTTGAAGTTGTCGAAGACGAAGAAGTTGGCCAGGATCTGCTCCGGCGTCATGCCGATGGCCTTCAGCAGGATGGTGACCGGCATCTTGCGGCGGCGGTCGACGCGGAAGTACAGCACGTCTTTCGGGTCGAACTCGAAGTCCAGCCAGGAGCCGCGGTAAGGGATGATGCGGGCCGAGAACAGCAGCTTGCCCGAGGAGTGGGTCTTGCCGCGGTCGTGCTCGAAGAACACGCCAGGGGAGCGATGCAGCTGCGAAACGATGACGCGCTCGGTGCCGTTGATGACGAACGAACCGGTCGTCGTCATCAGCGGCAGTTCGCCCATATACACTTCCTGTTCCTTCATCTCCTTGACCACCGGCTTGGTCGGCGATTCCTTGTCCAGGATCACCAGACGCACCTTGGCGCGCAGCGGCGAAGCGAAGGTCAGGCCGCGCAGCTGGCATTCCTTGACGTCGAAGGCCGGATCGCCCAGCACGTAGGAGAGGAACTCCAGACGCGCGAAGCCATTGTGCGATACGATGGGGAAGATGGAGGAGAAGGCCGACTGCAGGCCTTCATTCTTGCGCGTCGAGGGAGCGGTGTGCTCCTGCAAGAAGTTTTCGTAAGACTCGAGCTGGGTCGCCAGCAGGAACGGAACGTTGTGGACGTTGGCGCGTTTCGCGAATGATTTGCGAATGCGTTTCTTCTCAGTAAATGAGTAGTGCATGGACACTCCGTGAGTGACAGGAAAGGATAGAAAATTCAGGTTTCGGCTGTGGAACACAGGGGAAACCTCAAGGCACTACGCTTCCAGCAGGTTGCAAACAAGACAGGGGAACTACGGCACAGCGAAACGGCAGAGCTATAAATACGGCACAGACGACAAAGGAGCCAAAGCCGGACCTCCCCCTCTGGGGAGGAGATCCGCAACTTTGGCTCAGGCGCAAAAGACTGCCAGCGCCGGTACTAAAATTACTTCAGGTCGGCCTTGGCGCCAGCTTCTTCCAGCTTTTTCTTGCCGGCTTCAGCGTCAGCTTTCGACAGGGCTTCTTTCACGGTCTTCGGTGCGCCGTCAACCAGATCTTTGGCTTCTTTCAGGCCCAGACCGGTGATTTCGCGGACAGCTTTAATCACGCCCACTTTGTTCGCGCCGACTTCGGACAGCACCAGGTTGAACTCGGTTTGCTCTTCAGCAGCAGCGGCAGCGGCGCCACCAGCGGCAGCTGGAGCAGCCATTGCAGCAGCGGACACGCCGAATTTTTCTTCGAAGGCCTTGACCAGTTCGTTCAGGTCCATCACGGACATTTCGCTCACTGCGTTCAGGATATCGTCTTTGCTAATTGCCATTTGAAACTCCTAATGTATTTGTAATGCTACAGAATTGGTATTGACTGCGAAACCGGGCGCGCAATTAAGCGGCTTCGGTTTCTTTCTTGGCTGCCAGAGCAGCCAGACCACGTGCAAAGCCCGACACCGGAGCCAGCATAACGCCCAACAGCTGCGAGATGAGGACTTCACGGCTAGGAATGCTCGCCAGCGCGGCAACAGCGGCTTTATCCAGCTGCTTGCCTGCGAAGTTACCAGCCTTGATCACCAGTTTGTCGTTGGTTTTGGCGAAGTCATTGATGACTTTCGCTGCTGCAACGGCGTCATCCGAGATCGAATAGATCAGCGGACCGGTCATTTCATCGGCCAGGGCGGCGAACTGCGTACCTTCCACGGAGCGGCGGGCCAGGGTGTTCTTCAGAACACGCAGGTACACGCCTTGGGTACGCGCTTTAGCACGGAGTTGCGTCAAGTGACCAACCTGGATGCCACGGTACTCGGCCACGACGATCGTTTGCGCAGTTGCTACTTTTGCGGAAACTTCGGCGACAACGGCCTTTTTGTCATTCAGATTGAGACCCACGGTCAACCTCCTTAAATGATGCGCGGCAACTGCCTTGCATCGGTTCGAACAACGGCGTCCGAGGTTTAGGAGTCCTATGGACTACGAAACTTGTTCGGGTACACCATCTGCGCTGGGAGCCTTCGCTATTAACCCCTTGCCTGCCTGCTGCAAGCGGCCCAACGGTCTTTGATTGCCTGGCGGCACGCTTGCACGCACCGCCAGCCCAAAGATGCGCCCGGCTAATCTTCCGCCGGGACTTGATTCTTGACTTAGGCAGCCAGACCAGCGTGGTCGACGCGCACGCCCGCGCCCATCGTGGACGAGATCGCCACTTTGCGCAGGTACACGCCTTTCGACGAGGCTGGTTTTGCCTTGTTCAGGGCGTCGATCAGGGCCAGCAGATTGCTCTTCAGGTCTGCATCGCTGAACGATTTACGGCCGATGGTGGCGTGGATGATACCGGCCTTGTCGGTACGGTACTGCACTTGACCGGCTTTCGCGTTTTTCACGGCGGTTGCCACGTCAGGCGTCACGGTGCCGACTTTCGGGTTTGGCATCAGGCCGCGTGGGCCCAGGATCTGGCCCAGGGTACCGACGATACGCATGGTGTCAGGCGAAGCGATGACGATGTCGAAAGGCATGTTGCCGGCTTTGACTTGCTCAGCCAGGTCTTCCATGCCGACCACGTCGGCGCCGGCGGCTTTCGCTGCCTCAGCCTTGTCGCCCGAAGCGAACACGGCCACGCGAACGGTTTTGCCGGTGCCAGCTGGCAGCACGACGGAACCACGCACGACTTGGTCCGATTTCTTCGGATCCACGCCCAGTTGCACGGACACGTCGATCGATTCGTTGAACTTGGCGGTTGCCAGTTCTTTAACCAGAGCAACAGCGTTGTCGAAAGCGTACACTTTGGTACGGTCTACTTTAGCCTTGATGGCTTGAGCGCGTTTGGACAGTTTTGCCATGATTAGATGCCCTCTACCGTGATGCCCATCGAACGTGCGGAACCAGCGATGGTGCGCACTGCAGCTTCCATATCGGCAGCGGTCAGATCTGGGGTTTTCAGTTTAGCGATTTCTTCCGCTTGTGCGCGGGTCAGCTTGCCAACCTTGTCGGTATGTGGCTTAGGCGAACCTTTTTGCACGCCGGAGTGCTTCTTGATCAGGTAGGTTGCCGGCGGGGTCTTCATCACGAAGGTGAAGGACTTGTCGGCGAAAGCGGTGATCACCACGGGAATCGGCATGCCTGGCTCCAGACCCTGGGTTTGGGCGTTGAAGGCTTTGCAGAATTCCATGATGTTCAGGCCGCGCTGACCCAGCGCAGGACCGATTGGAGGGGATGGGTTTGCCTTACCAGCTGGCACTTGCAGCTTGATAAAGCCAATGATTTTCTTTGCCATGTTGGGCACTTCCTATCGTTGGATTTGAGTAGTAGCGCCCCGCCGATCCTACATGGCAGGGCTCCTCTTGGCGGATTTTGCTGGAACCAGGTTCCGGAGCAGCGCTCCGTGGGCGCTTCTTGCTTATACTTTCTCGACCTGGCCGAACTCGAGTTCGACCGGCGTTGCGCGGCCGAAGATGGTGACGGAGACGCGCACCTTGGATTTCTCGTAGTTGACTTCTTCGACATTGCCGTTGAAGTCGGTGAACGGGCCATCCTTGATGCGGACTTGCTCGCCCACTTCGTACAGCACTTTCGGCCGTGGCTTCTCCACGCCTTCCTGCATCTGGTGCATGATCTTTTCGATCTCGCGCGCCGGAATCGGGGTCGGCTTATTCGATTTGCCGCCGATGAAGCCGGTCACCTTGCTGGTATTTTTCACCAAGTGCCAGGTTTCGTCGGTCATTTCCATTTCCACCAGCACATAGCCAGGGAAGAAACGGCGCTCGGTCACCGATTTTTGGCCGTTCTTGACTTCGACCACTTCTTCGGTCGGCACCAGGATCTGGCCGAACTGGTCTTGCATGCCGGCGCGTTCCACGCGCTCGGTCAGCGCGCGCTGCACGCTCTTTTCCATACCGGAGTAGGCATGCACCACATACCAGCGCTTATTGCTGACAGGCACGCTGAGCGCCGCGCCAGCATCTTGTGCCGGGACGCTGCCCGGCACTTCGTCTTGCACATTTTCGCTCATTATTGTTTCCAACCCAGGATGACGTCGTACAACAGGAATTCCAGCAGCTTATCCGTGCCCCACAGGAACACAGCCATCACGAGGACGAAGGCAAACACGATCATCGTGATTTGCGTGGCTTCTTTGCGCGTCGGCCAAACAACTTTCTTGGTTTCGCGGACGGCTTCCTTGGCGAAATTCAGAAAATCTCGGCCGGTGGCGGAGGTGTACGCGATGCCAGCGGAAATAAGCAAACCAACCACAAGCGCAGCTGCCCGCACCAGGGTTGGTTGACCTGCCAGGTAAAAGAACCCGACTACGCCCGCAATCGCTGCAACCACTGCCAGCACGACTTTGAACTTGTCGTTTGACGTGCTAACGGTTTGCACGGATTGATTAGACATTCTATTTTACTTTCGGTGCCCTGCACCAGGTTCGGTGGCAGGGGCGGAGGGCATCGAACCCCCAACCTTCGGTTTTGGAGACCGACGCTCTGCCAATTGAGCTACGCCCCTACGTAAAACTTTATCAGTGAATCCGTTATTCTAGCATCCAGCGCTGCCGGATGCTAGTGTTTGGCAGGATTCTTAAGCAATGATTTTTGCAACCACGCCGGCGCCGACGGTACGGCCGCCTTCGCGGATAGCGAAGCGCAGACCTTCTTCCATAGCGATCGGGTTGATCAGCTTGACGGTGATCGACACGTTGTCGCCTGGCATAACCATTTCTTTATCGGCTGGCAGCTCGATCGAACCGGTTACGTCGGTGGTACGGAAGTAGAACTGTGGACGGTAGTTGTTGAAGAACGGGGTGTGACGGCCACCTTCGTCTTTCGACAGCACATAGATCTCGCCGGTGAAGTGGTTGTGCGGCTTGATCGAGCCTGGTTTCGCCAGAACTTGACCACGTTGCACGTCTTCGCGCTTGGTACCGCGCAGCAGCAGGCCCACGTTGTCGCCCGCTTGACCTTGGTCCAGCAGCTTGCGGAACATTTCCACGCCGGTGCAGGTGGTTTTCACGGTGTCGGTGATACCAACGATTTCGATCTCTTCGCCGACCTTGATGATGCCGCGCTCAACACGACCGGTCACCACGGTGCCGCGGCCGGAGATCGAGAACACGTCTTCCACTGGCATCAGGAAGGCGCCGTCCACAGCGCGCTCTGGCGTTGGGATGTAGGTGTCCAGGGCATCAGCCAGTTGCATGATGGCCTGCTCGCCCAGCGGGCCGGTGTCGCCGTCCAGCGCCATACGGGCCGAACCTTTAACGATCGGCAGGTCGTCGCCTGGGAACTCGTATTTGGAGAGCAGCTCGCGCACTTCCATTTCCACCAGCTCCAGCAGCTCGGCGTCATCCACCAGGTCGCATTTGTTCAGGAACACGATGATGTAAGGCACGCCAACCTGACGGGCCAGCAGGATGTGCTCGCGGGTCTGTGGCATTGGGCCGTCAGCAGCGGAGCACACCAGGATCGCGCCGTCCATCTGCGCTGCACCGGTAATCATGTTTTTGATGTAGTCGGCGTGGCCTGGGCAGTCAACGTGAGCGTAGTGACGGCCAGAGGTTTCGTACTCAACGTGCGCGGTGTTGATGGTGATGCCGCGTGCTTTTTCTTCTGGAGCAGCGTCGATCTGGTCGTAAGCTTTAGCTTCGCCGCCGAATTTCTTCGACAGAACGGTTGCGATTGCAGCGGTCAGGGTGGTCTTGCCGTGGTCAACGTGACCGATGGTGCCGACGTTGACGTGCGGCTTGGTCCGCTCGAATTTCTCTTTTGCCATTTTAGACTCCTAACAAATTAATGAGATGCTGGGCGCACGCCCGTCTGTCAGATATTGATGTACTGCGGATACTGCGAATTCTGGTGCCCTTGACGTGGATTGAACACGTGGCCTCTCCCTTACCAAGGGAGTGCTCTACCACTGAGCTACAAGGGCTTATATTGCGATGCACGCGGTGCTTTGCAAGTCCTGCTGGAGCGGGTGAAGGGAATCGAACCCTCGTCTTAAGCTTGGAAGGCTTCAGCTCTACCATTGAGCTACACCCGCGAGGTTACGACTTCTTCACTAGCACTCAGTTTCCTTGCAAAAACTTGGTGGAGGGGACTGGATTCGAACCAGTGTACTCATAAGAGGGCAGATTTACAGTCTGCTGCCTTTAACCACTCGGCCACCCCTCCGCGAGGAACCGCAGAGTATGAAGCAACTAACATCTGGTGTCAACCCTCTTGGCGCATACTTTGCTTTGAGTGAATGACTGCTGCTTCGGGGCGAGATTGTAAAGGCTAACCCTGGGGAAATGCAAGTGTTGTTTTCCAGTTTTTTTTACTGCCCATTCCCAAGCCTTTCTACCTCCCCCGGCAACGCTTGCTGCCAGCATGCAAGCTATCGTCTTTCTGTCCAGCATCAAACTCCGGGCGGGCGCCGTGTTTTTGTGTTGCACTTTTTCTTATACAATCGATTTTCACCCTGAACCGCCGTCCCTTCTGGAGCGCCGTTGTACATGATTCGAGCCCGCAACTGGCCTGTCTGGCGCAGCACCCTGGCCGCCAACGCCGCCGTCGCGGCCCTCTACCTGTTGACCGGCTGGCTGGGTCTGCAACTGGCGCTGTCGCCCGGTTATGCCACCCCGCTGTTCCTGCCGGCCGGCATCGCCCTGGCCGCCCTGGTCAGTGGCGGCACCCGCCTGCTGCCCGGCATCGCCGCCGCCTCGCTGCTGATGAATCTGCTGATCCCGCTCGGTCCCGAGCCGGGCAGCGCGCGCTGGCTGGCCGCCCTGGCCGCCGCCAGCGCCTCCACCCTGCAAGCCTTTGTTGCGCTGCACGCCTTCCGCCGCTGGGTGGCGCCCGAGATCGCGCTGGGCCGCGACGTGCTGCGCTTCCTCTTGCTCACGCCCCTGCTCGCCATCACCAGCAGCACCCTGTCGCTGACCATGATCGGCCTGCTCGGCGTGATTCCCGCCGCCGACCTGGCCGGCAACTGGCTGGCCTGGTGGATCGGCGACAGCGTCGGCATGCTGCTGGCCGCGCCGCTGCTGTGGATCGTCATCGGCCGCCCGCGCCAGCTGTGGTGGCGCCGGCGCTGGCTGGTCGGCCTGCCGCTGCTGCTGCTGACCGCCGTCTTCGTCGCCATCTATGTGCAGGTCGAGCGCTGGGAATCGGGCCAGCAGATGCAAACCTTCCGCCTCAAGTCGCAACAGGCGGGCGACCTGCTGCAAGCCAAGCTCAGCGAGCACGAGCGCTTCGTCTACGCTATGGCGCGCGCGGTCAACGGCCACGGTCGCAATATGACGGCGCGCGACTTCAGCAATCTGGCGCGCGGCTACCTGGAGCAGCGCCCCGAACTCCTGTCGATGAGCTGGCTGCGTCCCGTCACCCAGGCCCAGCGCGCCGACTTCGAAGCCTGGGGCCGGGCCGAAGTGCGGCCCGACTTCCACATCCGCCAGCGCGGCCCCGACCTGCAGCTGCAGGCGGCCGGCCCGAGGGCGCGCTATGTGGTGGCCACCTTCATCGAACCGAACGGCAATCGCCTCTACCACGGCGCCGACTTCCTCTCCGAGCCGCAGCGCGCAGCCGCCGTGAACGCCGCCCTGAGCAGTGGGCGGCCCAGCGCCAGCGCCCCGCTCGAACTGCTGCGGCGCGAGATCGGGCGCGGCATCGTGCTGCTGCAGGCCGTCTATCCCGACGAGGGCGAGCCGGCCATCGGCCTGCTGCTGGTCTCGCTGCAAGTCGATTCCTACCTCAAGCGCGCCCTGCAGCAAGTCGACTTCCCCCACTTCCTGACCCGGCTGGAAGACGTCAGCGCGGCCCAGCCCATTGCCCTGCTGGACGATTTGCAGCGCCCGGCCCGGCTGGGCGACTTCCAGCAGCGCCTGCACTTCGGCGGCCGCGTCTACCTGCTGACGCTGGCGCCCACGGCCGCCTACGCCGCCGCCCAGCGCGGCTGGCAAAGCTGGATGGTGCTGACCGCCGGCCTGTTCCTGACCGCCCTGCTGGGCGCCCTGCTGCTCTTGATCAGCGGCGAACGTGCCCAGATCCAGGCCCAGGTGCGCGACAGCACGGCCCGCCTGCAAGAGCGCGAAGCGCGCCTGCAAGCCATCCTCGACAAGGCGGCCGACGCCATCCTCACCCTGGCCAGCGATGGCCGCCTGGTGTCGGCCAATGCGGCGGCCGGCCGCCTGTTCGGCTACCCGGCCGAGCTGATGCAGGGTCTGGAACTGGAGCGCCTGCTGCCGCTCGACGAGGGCCACAGCGCCGCCACCCTGCTGCGCGCCATTGCCGGCGGCGCCAGCCACGAACACCAGGCCAGCGGCTGGCGCAGCGACGGCAGCAGCTTCCCGCTCGCCATCTCGGTCAGCGAAGTCGAGCTGCCCGACGAAACCCTGTTCGTCGCCATCCTGCATGACCTGACCGAACAGCACCGCGCCCAGGAACGCATCTACCGCCTGGCCCACCACGACCCGCTGACCGGCCTCGACAACCGCCTCTCGCTGAACCTGCGCCTGGACCAGTTGCTGGCCCAGACTCGGCGCGCCGGCGGCGCCGCGGCCGTGATGTTCCTCGACCTCGACCACTTCAAGAAAATCAACGATACCCACGGCCACCAGGTGGGTGACCTGCTCTTGGTGGCCGTGGCCAACCGGCTGCGCGAACTGATGCGCGAAATCGACACCATCGCCCGCCTCGGCGGCGACGAATTCATCGTCGTCACCAGCGGCACCGTGACGCCCGAGGCGGCCGGCGCGATCGCGGTGCGCATCGTCGACGCGCTGAGCCAGCCTTACAGCCTGCAAGGCTTGACCGTGCACAGCGGCGCCAGCGTCGGCGTCGCCATGTTCCCCAGCGACGGCGACGATGGCGGCACCCTGCTGCGCCACGCCGACACCGCCATGTACGCCGCCAAGACCCAGGGCCGTGGCAATTTCCAGTTCTTCTCGCCGGCCATGAACCGCGCCACCCACGAGCGCCTGCTGCTGGAAAACCGCCTGTGGCAGGGGCTCGAGCAGCGCGAATTCGAACTGTATCTGCAAGCCCAGATCGACCTCGACAGCCGCCACGTGATCGGCGCCGAAGCCCTGCTGCGCTGGCACCATCCCGAGCTCGGCATGGTGGCGCCCGACCGCTTCATCCCGATCGCCGAGGAATCCGGCTTGATCCTGGCGCTGGGCGACTGGGTGCTGCAGGAAGCGGTGGGCCTGCTGCAGCGCTGGCGCAGCGCCGGCCTGGGCCACCTGCGCCTGGCCGTCAACCTCTCGGCACGCCAATGCCACGGCGGCGGCCTCCTGCCCCTGCTCGACCGCCTGCTGGCCGACAGCGGCATCGATCCGGCCCTGCTCGAACTGGAAATCACCGAATCGGCCGCCATGCAGGATCCCGAGCGCAGCCGCGAACTGCTGCGCGAACTGCGCGCGCGCGGCATCAAGGTGGCGATCGACGACTTCGGCACCGGCTACTCCTCGCTCAGCTACCTGAAGCTGTTCGAAATCGACCGCATCAAGATCGACCGCGGCTTCGTCAAGGACATCGAAAGCGACCCCAACGACGCCGTGATCGTGGCCGCCACCATCGCCCTGGCCCACTCCCTGGGGCTGGAAGTCATTGCCGAAGGCGTCGAAACCGAAGCCCAGTCCGACTTCCTGCGCAACAAGCGCTGCGACGAAGCCCAAGGCTACCTGTTTGCCCGTCCCCTGCCCGTCCCCGCCTTCGAAGAATTCGCCCACCCCAGCCTCGCCAGCACCGCCCCTTGATCTGCCGCAAACAATGTCCAACCCTGGTGTCAGGCGGGGCC
Encoded here:
- the secE gene encoding preprotein translocase subunit SecE is translated as MSNQSVQTVSTSNDKFKVVLAVVAAIAGVVGFFYLAGQPTLVRAAALVVGLLISAGIAYTSATGRDFLNFAKEAVRETKKVVWPTRKEATQITMIVFAFVLVMAVFLWGTDKLLEFLLYDVILGWKQ
- the tuf gene encoding elongation factor Tu codes for the protein MAKEKFERTKPHVNVGTIGHVDHGKTTLTAAIATVLSKKFGGEAKAYDQIDAAPEEKARGITINTAHVEYETSGRHYAHVDCPGHADYIKNMITGAAQMDGAILVCSAADGPMPQTREHILLARQVGVPYIIVFLNKCDLVDDAELLELVEMEVRELLSKYEFPGDDLPIVKGSARMALDGDTGPLGEQAIMQLADALDTYIPTPERAVDGAFLMPVEDVFSISGRGTVVTGRVERGIIKVGEEIEIVGITDTVKTTCTGVEMFRKLLDQGQAGDNVGLLLRGTKREDVQRGQVLAKPGSIKPHNHFTGEIYVLSKDEGGRHTPFFNNYRPQFYFRTTDVTGSIELPADKEMVMPGDNVSITVKLINPIAMEEGLRFAIREGGRTVGAGVVAKIIA
- a CDS encoding EAL domain-containing protein — its product is MIRARNWPVWRSTLAANAAVAALYLLTGWLGLQLALSPGYATPLFLPAGIALAALVSGGTRLLPGIAAASLLMNLLIPLGPEPGSARWLAALAAASASTLQAFVALHAFRRWVAPEIALGRDVLRFLLLTPLLAITSSTLSLTMIGLLGVIPAADLAGNWLAWWIGDSVGMLLAAPLLWIVIGRPRQLWWRRRWLVGLPLLLLTAVFVAIYVQVERWESGQQMQTFRLKSQQAGDLLQAKLSEHERFVYAMARAVNGHGRNMTARDFSNLARGYLEQRPELLSMSWLRPVTQAQRADFEAWGRAEVRPDFHIRQRGPDLQLQAAGPRARYVVATFIEPNGNRLYHGADFLSEPQRAAAVNAALSSGRPSASAPLELLRREIGRGIVLLQAVYPDEGEPAIGLLLVSLQVDSYLKRALQQVDFPHFLTRLEDVSAAQPIALLDDLQRPARLGDFQQRLHFGGRVYLLTLAPTAAYAAAQRGWQSWMVLTAGLFLTALLGALLLLISGERAQIQAQVRDSTARLQEREARLQAILDKAADAILTLASDGRLVSANAAAGRLFGYPAELMQGLELERLLPLDEGHSAATLLRAIAGGASHEHQASGWRSDGSSFPLAISVSEVELPDETLFVAILHDLTEQHRAQERIYRLAHHDPLTGLDNRLSLNLRLDQLLAQTRRAGGAAAVMFLDLDHFKKINDTHGHQVGDLLLVAVANRLRELMREIDTIARLGGDEFIVVTSGTVTPEAAGAIAVRIVDALSQPYSLQGLTVHSGASVGVAMFPSDGDDGGTLLRHADTAMYAAKTQGRGNFQFFSPAMNRATHERLLLENRLWQGLEQREFELYLQAQIDLDSRHVIGAEALLRWHHPELGMVAPDRFIPIAEESGLILALGDWVLQEAVGLLQRWRSAGLGHLRLAVNLSARQCHGGGLLPLLDRLLADSGIDPALLELEITESAAMQDPERSRELLRELRARGIKVAIDDFGTGYSSLSYLKLFEIDRIKIDRGFVKDIESDPNDAVIVAATIALAHSLGLEVIAEGVETEAQSDFLRNKRCDEAQGYLFARPLPVPAFEEFAHPSLASTAP